A window of Fuerstiella sp. contains these coding sequences:
- a CDS encoding NAD-dependent epimerase/dehydratase family protein, protein MNELPKHVLIAGCGYLGRRAAGRWQSIGAKVTVITRSPAKADELRADGIEALVGDLATGQLPSLPAADTFLWSVGLDRSSVQSRETVWIDGLQFLLKQLPTSVRRFLYVSSTSVYGQKHGETVTESTVSHPVTESGSCCLRAEQMLQQSFADRDCAESLTVLRMAGLYGPNRLLRRISDLKAGISVPGQPDSFLNLIHIDDAVTAVVELSSLRDVSLLNVVNTDTLTRRQYYSELARLVDLPTPEFDTASTKIRGGNKRVISEVRASLPIRFQFDQVRLGLRDAVRRTETA, encoded by the coding sequence TTGAACGAACTGCCCAAACACGTTTTGATCGCCGGATGTGGATATCTTGGCCGACGCGCCGCCGGTCGATGGCAGAGTATCGGAGCGAAGGTCACTGTCATCACTCGCAGCCCGGCGAAAGCCGATGAACTGCGTGCCGACGGCATTGAAGCTCTGGTGGGCGACCTGGCCACAGGACAACTGCCGTCACTTCCGGCTGCTGATACTTTCCTCTGGTCGGTCGGCCTTGATCGGTCGTCTGTCCAGTCACGGGAAACCGTCTGGATCGACGGGCTGCAGTTTCTGTTGAAGCAGCTCCCGACATCAGTCCGACGATTTCTGTATGTATCCAGCACGTCGGTCTACGGGCAGAAGCATGGTGAAACCGTGACCGAATCCACTGTGTCTCACCCGGTCACCGAAAGTGGGAGTTGCTGTCTTCGGGCCGAACAGATGCTGCAGCAGTCGTTTGCTGACAGGGATTGTGCTGAATCGCTTACCGTTCTCAGAATGGCAGGTTTGTACGGACCGAACCGCCTACTGCGACGCATCTCGGACCTCAAAGCCGGCATATCCGTTCCCGGACAGCCCGACAGTTTCCTCAACCTGATCCATATCGATGATGCCGTAACGGCTGTTGTGGAGCTGTCATCTTTGCGTGACGTTTCGCTGCTGAACGTTGTAAACACTGACACGCTGACGCGCCGACAGTATTACTCTGAGCTGGCACGCCTGGTGGACCTCCCGACACCGGAATTTGACACCGCATCCACGAAAATTCGTGGTGGAAACAAGCGAGTTATTAGTGAAGTGCGTGCATCACTGCCGATCAGATTCCAGTTCGACCAGGTCAGACTCGGACTTCGAGACGCCGTTCGTCGTACCGAAACCGCCTGA
- a CDS encoding NAD-dependent epimerase/dehydratase family protein, with translation MQLTDSDLILVTGATGLVGSHFAEQARQQGFRVRALCRSSAATDLLNEWQVQIIDGDLSDTESLARACEGATVIVHCAAKVGDWGPTEDYRRINVDGTRSLLDAALNAGSLQRWIQISSLGVYEGTDHYGTDETTPPNTAGIDGYTLTKVESEQLVTDYIRDHTLPGVVLRPGFIYGPRDRTVLPRLMERLSSKKFAYLGATDKLMNNTFVGNLCEAIWLGIEQDDQVGETFNIRDPRAVSKKEFMDTICTAAGYEIPAKVVPLPVARLLAATMEGLWKLRGKKTAPLVNSARIKFLGLNLDFSIDKAVQQLDYSPSVDFTDAMKLTVEWFQNQE, from the coding sequence GTGCAGCTGACCGATAGTGACTTAATTCTTGTAACGGGTGCCACCGGCCTTGTGGGCAGCCACTTTGCCGAGCAGGCACGGCAGCAGGGTTTTCGGGTTCGAGCGCTTTGTCGATCGTCCGCCGCCACAGATCTGCTTAACGAATGGCAGGTACAGATCATCGATGGTGACCTGAGCGATACAGAAAGTCTGGCACGGGCCTGCGAGGGAGCAACCGTCATCGTTCACTGCGCCGCCAAAGTGGGTGACTGGGGACCGACCGAAGACTATCGTCGAATCAATGTGGACGGGACGCGTTCACTGCTGGACGCAGCACTCAATGCCGGATCACTTCAGCGATGGATCCAGATCAGTTCACTGGGAGTCTACGAAGGCACTGATCACTACGGAACGGATGAAACAACTCCTCCGAATACCGCAGGCATCGACGGATACACGCTGACCAAAGTGGAGTCCGAACAGCTGGTGACGGACTATATCCGCGATCACACACTGCCGGGTGTCGTGCTGAGACCAGGCTTCATCTATGGTCCGCGGGATCGGACGGTTCTCCCACGACTGATGGAACGACTATCATCAAAGAAGTTTGCTTACCTGGGAGCAACAGACAAACTGATGAACAACACTTTTGTGGGAAATCTTTGTGAAGCCATCTGGTTGGGAATCGAACAGGACGACCAGGTCGGTGAAACCTTCAACATTCGTGACCCCAGAGCAGTGAGTAAGAAAGAGTTCATGGACACAATCTGCACCGCAGCAGGCTATGAGATTCCGGCGAAGGTTGTCCCCCTGCCGGTTGCGAGACTGCTTGCGGCAACGATGGAAGGACTCTGGAAATTGCGGGGAAAGAAAACGGCTCCGCTGGTCAACAGCGCCCGAATCAAATTTCTGGGGCTGAATCTGGACTTCAGTATTGATAAAGCAGTGCAACAACTGGACTACAGTCCATCAGTGGATTTCACCGATGCGATGAAGCTGACAGTCGAGTGGTTTCAGAATCAGGAATAG
- a CDS encoding PSD1 and planctomycete cytochrome C domain-containing protein, whose translation MIRTAINVTFLTAAVTAAHFTLPTCDAAGEVTQQALKILERRCLSCHNDVDRKGDLSLETQGAVRAAAVIDDELPLDSPLLTAVSPVDGESPAMPKNADPLTDTERRILRQWIVQGAKWPKDYRLKPTAAYDFDWWSFQSLRRPDIPQFDADSAEARWIRNPIDAFIAAKHVEQGLTHSDPADRRTLIRRLYYDLTGLPPSPEAVQDFMHDTDPGAWDLLIEKLLDSDGYGERWARHWLDVVKYADTCGYDKDKLRPNAWPYRDYVIESFNADKPYSQFVQEQIAGDILFPGTADGIRALGFIAAGPWDFIGHAEVSEDRIDGQVARNLDRDDMVSNTLNTFCSLTVQCARCHNHKFDPFTQEHYYSLQSVFAAVDKADRPFNMTPESEQQYRSLTARHDQARKSLRALQKEIRTAGGDELKQAQELAGGFEAGRREQLRPPQYGYHSQIETNADIEKWVEVDLGRVVSLKEVRLRACADDFSDIGAGFGFPLRFHVEVSTSPIDDSSKTRLVSFEAADVTNPRLAPLRIPANDLAVRFIRVTATRLAVRRKDYIFALSELEAIDNEGVNVALHSTVTAKDSFQAPVRWAKANLTDGLFPVARDPEAAERLLEAEIRLAGILAGLQTAEWKSRRREFTETIENTQQELNDLPQRKMVYAAATHFKTRGKFKPTKGRPRTVRVLHRGNVTQPLEEVTPGVVPLSSDADWHVRLDPDHTEADRRAALAHWLSDKSNPLTWRSVVNRIWQYHFGLPIVSTPNDFGRMGQLPTHPELLDWLATEFRDNGQSFKHLHRLILRSAVWQQASAHHDGHAQIDSSNRFLWRQSRRRLSAEELRDSVLAVSGRLNPAMGGPGFYLFALEKTEHSPHYEYHKFDPADESSHRRSVYRFIVRSQPDPFMTTLDCADSSQSTPRRTETFTPLQALSLMNNDFTLVMAESFSMRLQQDFDKVSDAVHYAFQLCTGRHPADAEHTALVNYTEEYGTAALARLLFNLNEFVFVD comes from the coding sequence ATGATACGCACTGCAATCAACGTGACTTTCCTGACGGCCGCAGTTACGGCAGCCCATTTTACACTTCCGACCTGTGACGCTGCCGGTGAAGTGACTCAGCAGGCTCTCAAAATTCTGGAACGTCGTTGTCTTAGCTGCCACAACGATGTCGACCGCAAAGGTGATTTGTCCCTGGAAACCCAAGGCGCGGTTCGGGCTGCTGCTGTGATTGATGACGAGCTTCCGCTGGACAGTCCTTTACTGACTGCCGTGTCTCCAGTGGACGGCGAATCACCGGCAATGCCCAAAAATGCCGACCCGCTGACTGACACGGAACGACGCATCCTGCGTCAGTGGATCGTTCAGGGAGCAAAATGGCCGAAGGATTACCGTCTGAAGCCGACGGCCGCCTACGACTTCGACTGGTGGTCATTTCAGTCTCTCCGTCGACCCGATATACCCCAATTCGATGCCGATTCAGCAGAAGCCCGATGGATCCGGAACCCCATCGATGCCTTTATTGCGGCTAAACATGTTGAGCAGGGCCTGACTCACTCTGATCCGGCTGACCGTCGGACACTCATTCGACGTTTGTACTACGATCTGACCGGGTTGCCGCCGTCCCCGGAAGCCGTTCAGGATTTCATGCACGACACCGATCCCGGAGCATGGGACCTGCTGATCGAAAAATTGCTGGACTCGGATGGTTACGGCGAACGCTGGGCACGTCACTGGCTGGATGTCGTCAAGTATGCTGACACCTGTGGCTACGATAAGGACAAGCTGAGGCCGAATGCGTGGCCGTATCGGGACTACGTCATTGAGTCGTTTAATGCAGACAAGCCTTACTCGCAGTTTGTCCAGGAGCAAATTGCCGGTGATATTTTGTTTCCGGGTACGGCTGACGGTATTCGGGCACTGGGATTTATCGCTGCCGGACCGTGGGACTTTATTGGTCATGCCGAAGTGTCTGAGGACAGGATAGACGGCCAGGTTGCCCGTAATCTGGACCGTGACGACATGGTGTCCAATACGCTCAATACTTTCTGCAGTTTGACCGTTCAGTGTGCTCGCTGCCACAATCACAAGTTCGACCCGTTCACTCAGGAACATTATTACAGCCTGCAGTCTGTGTTTGCTGCGGTGGACAAAGCTGACCGTCCGTTCAATATGACTCCGGAAAGTGAACAGCAGTATCGGAGTCTGACGGCCCGACATGACCAGGCCCGCAAATCACTTCGGGCTTTGCAGAAAGAAATCCGGACCGCCGGCGGCGACGAACTGAAGCAGGCTCAGGAGTTGGCGGGCGGTTTTGAGGCCGGGCGCAGGGAACAATTACGACCGCCTCAATACGGATACCACAGTCAGATTGAAACAAATGCCGATATTGAGAAGTGGGTCGAAGTGGATCTCGGGCGAGTGGTGTCTTTGAAAGAAGTCCGACTGCGGGCGTGTGCCGATGATTTTTCCGACATCGGAGCCGGATTCGGATTTCCGCTGCGTTTCCATGTTGAAGTTTCCACTTCTCCGATCGATGACTCGTCAAAGACACGGCTGGTGAGTTTTGAAGCGGCCGATGTTACAAATCCACGTTTGGCGCCGCTGCGAATTCCGGCCAACGATCTGGCTGTCCGGTTTATTCGAGTCACCGCCACGCGACTGGCGGTTCGCCGTAAAGATTATATTTTTGCATTGTCAGAGCTGGAAGCAATTGACAATGAGGGAGTCAACGTAGCGCTGCACTCCACCGTCACCGCCAAAGACTCCTTCCAGGCACCGGTACGCTGGGCCAAAGCCAACCTGACCGACGGATTATTTCCGGTTGCCAGGGATCCGGAAGCGGCTGAACGGCTGCTGGAAGCTGAAATCCGTCTGGCTGGAATTCTTGCCGGTCTGCAGACCGCAGAATGGAAGTCCCGACGCCGCGAATTCACCGAAACCATTGAAAACACGCAGCAGGAACTCAATGATCTGCCTCAAAGAAAAATGGTCTACGCGGCTGCTACACACTTCAAAACCAGGGGAAAGTTCAAGCCAACGAAGGGACGGCCGCGAACGGTCCGGGTTCTGCATCGCGGCAACGTGACACAACCGCTGGAGGAAGTCACACCCGGCGTTGTTCCACTGAGTTCCGACGCGGACTGGCATGTGCGGCTGGATCCGGATCACACCGAAGCAGATCGACGAGCGGCCCTGGCTCACTGGCTGTCGGACAAAAGTAACCCGCTGACCTGGCGTTCGGTGGTGAACCGAATCTGGCAGTATCATTTCGGTTTGCCGATTGTTTCAACGCCCAATGATTTCGGCCGAATGGGACAGCTGCCGACGCATCCGGAATTGCTGGACTGGCTGGCCACGGAATTTCGAGACAACGGTCAGTCGTTTAAACATCTGCACCGACTGATACTCCGGAGTGCCGTCTGGCAGCAGGCGTCTGCACACCATGACGGTCATGCACAGATCGATAGTTCCAATCGTTTTCTGTGGCGGCAGAGCCGGCGTCGTTTGTCTGCTGAGGAATTACGCGATTCGGTGCTTGCGGTCAGTGGCCGTCTCAATCCGGCCATGGGAGGGCCGGGGTTCTACCTGTTTGCTCTGGAGAAGACCGAGCATTCGCCTCACTATGAGTATCACAAGTTCGATCCGGCCGATGAATCATCGCACAGGCGGTCAGTTTATCGCTTCATTGTGCGGTCTCAGCCTGATCCGTTTATGACCACACTGGACTGTGCAGATTCATCACAAAGCACTCCCAGACGAACGGAAACCTTTACGCCGCTTCAGGCACTCTCACTGATGAACAACGATTTCACTCTGGTGATGGCTGAATCCTTCAGCATGCGGCTGCAACAGGATTTCGACAAAGTCAGTGATGCGGTTCACTATGCGTTTCAGTTGTGTACCGGGCGACATCCTGCTGATGCAGAACATACGGCCCTGGTGAACTATACAGAAGAATACGGAACCGCGGCCCTGGCCCGGCTGCTGTTCAATCTCAACGAATTTGTTTTTGTCGACTGA
- a CDS encoding DUF1501 domain-containing protein encodes MKPAAPLKIRGEFNPIATQTPGLKICEHMPLLAARSHMWSVVRSLSHPYNEHSQGHMVMLSGRTDLPAGFNELLPQPTDHPSIAALLGALLPERGGLPSSVVLPEKLIHRSGRVLPGQFAGVMGSRQEPWFLASSRFNATTYGAWPEYEFHHARGAENSDNLEFRTPGLALPGGLTESQFNQRLNLLNRFENQTGSLAAVDDVRAYDRYRERAVSMLGDGKLSRLFDIHNAAPETQDRYGRNSFGWSLMLARRLVEAGVSYVQVNLGNNETWDTHGNAFPNLKNYLLPPMDRSVSALLDDLAQQGLLSSTLVVMAGEFGRTPNITRLPSHYDKPGRDHWGAVQSVILAGCGFDSGKIIGSSDSQGGQPLDDRQSAENLAATMYSALGIPRDTHWYDLQERPIGLYGADPIPA; translated from the coding sequence ATGAAGCCCGCAGCGCCGCTGAAAATTCGAGGTGAATTCAACCCCATTGCCACTCAGACCCCGGGGCTGAAAATCTGTGAGCACATGCCTCTGCTGGCCGCCCGCAGTCACATGTGGAGTGTTGTGCGCAGTCTGAGTCATCCGTACAACGAACATTCTCAGGGACACATGGTAATGCTGTCCGGGCGGACGGATTTACCGGCCGGCTTCAACGAATTGTTGCCACAGCCCACCGATCACCCTTCGATCGCGGCATTGCTGGGAGCGCTGCTTCCGGAACGCGGAGGACTGCCTTCGTCGGTTGTGCTGCCGGAGAAACTGATTCATCGATCGGGGCGTGTCCTTCCCGGACAATTCGCGGGAGTAATGGGCAGCCGGCAGGAGCCCTGGTTTCTGGCGTCCAGTCGTTTCAACGCCACCACCTACGGTGCCTGGCCGGAGTATGAATTTCATCACGCGCGCGGCGCAGAGAATTCGGATAATCTGGAGTTCCGCACACCCGGTCTGGCCCTTCCCGGGGGACTCACAGAGTCTCAGTTCAATCAGCGACTCAACCTGCTGAACCGGTTTGAGAATCAGACCGGATCGCTCGCCGCAGTGGATGATGTCCGTGCGTACGACCGTTATCGCGAACGAGCGGTCTCCATGCTGGGCGATGGTAAACTCAGTCGGCTGTTCGACATTCATAACGCGGCCCCGGAGACACAGGATCGCTACGGTCGGAATTCGTTTGGCTGGTCACTGATGCTGGCGCGACGGCTGGTGGAAGCAGGTGTGAGTTACGTCCAGGTCAACCTCGGCAATAATGAAACCTGGGACACCCACGGCAACGCATTTCCTAATCTGAAAAACTATCTGCTGCCACCCATGGACCGATCGGTTTCCGCCCTGCTGGACGATCTGGCTCAGCAGGGCCTGCTGAGCTCGACCCTGGTGGTGATGGCCGGTGAGTTTGGGCGAACACCCAACATCACCCGTCTGCCGTCTCACTATGACAAACCAGGCCGCGATCACTGGGGTGCGGTGCAGTCGGTCATACTGGCCGGTTGCGGATTCGACAGTGGAAAAATCATTGGTTCGTCAGACAGTCAGGGAGGCCAGCCTCTGGACGACCGTCAGTCTGCCGAAAATCTGGCAGCCACGATGTACTCGGCCCTAGGAATACCGCGCGATACCCACTGGTATGACCTGCAGGAACGTCCGATCGGCCTGTACGGTGCGGATCCGATCCCTGCATAG
- a CDS encoding PSD1 and planctomycete cytochrome C domain-containing protein: protein MTRHLFTFGLFTVLACLAPHTVADVQDTHPAAADIAFFESRIRPKLIKHCYECHSTASAEAKGGLLLDSRDGLLKGGESGAVVVPGKPAESLLLESLKYESLEMPPAAQLPDAVIADFEEWIRRGAADPRDTLPTASEAAAAAWKIQFEERRSWWSLQPLRPVTPPEPDNPQWSGEPIDQFILARLRKADLPPSEPATPQVLLRRLSFVLTGLPPKPEVVIEFPARYAADPRRALTELVDTLLQSPHYGERFARHWMDAVRYTDTYGYEWDNPARGSWEYRDYLIRAFNNDIGFDQLIREQLAGDLLHESRINERAGVNESLIGPMFYHLGEHRHGSSLDFNGLHQDMVDNKIDAFSKAFLATTVSCARCHDHKLDAVSQKDYYALAGIFMSPRWTSRVIDAPHKHDSAIAALAKLRDQIHRKLVTLWSSADRRPLVASAALRQWAVDHADEIKTSDMNQVVFPIARLAASTDTSVTSDWTTLEHQWRSARTERLTDNKQNHTLLSDFSQPGFPDGWTTEGDGITHGYVKSGTPLVSLSGDSLIRELLPQGYHTHALSSKLPGAVRLPPQHRVDRKYVSLRLRGGEWAGRLTMPQNAFQSEAVKFFNSGLQSEWDTIADNALKNGVSRVMTEFMTASLNPNFPPRTGLASAGKIKLDTSDDGFDKRSWLSITGIVVHDVSDAPADPLDHFRSLYESSGPPATCHDAWNRIADWFNRSVLRWTSNDLTPGDIRLINWLIEYEFLPNDPTDAPEVFALVKDYRKIEAAIDFPRTANSMDERNVAAMDYRLNVRGSPDEDGPAVARGFLSVFNGKHRVNDSPHSGRLELAEYLSSRHNPQTARVYVNRVWQWVFGQGIVATPDDFGQLGDQPSHPELLDWLATEFMDNRWSTKRLVRRLVLSQTFRQSGLHPQSAADQDPDNRLLHHYPTRRLEAEAVRDSMLMVSGTLDPKLYGRPINPPRLVEDGAKRLYSGPVDSHGRRSLYMEMSIMDPPKFLVAFNLPELKLPAGRRDVTNVPAQALALLNDPLVIQLANAWGQRVIQDGHTNLSDRVQAMFISAVGRRPAPAEVERWTKAVLSFSAGDDPMTDERAWSNLGHAFFNAKEFLYYR, encoded by the coding sequence ATGACCCGACACCTCTTTACCTTTGGTTTGTTCACCGTCCTTGCGTGTCTTGCCCCGCACACGGTTGCCGACGTTCAGGATACGCATCCCGCGGCCGCCGACATTGCCTTCTTTGAATCCCGTATCCGACCGAAGCTGATCAAACACTGTTACGAATGTCATTCGACCGCCTCTGCCGAGGCCAAAGGCGGTTTGCTTTTAGACTCTCGTGACGGACTGCTGAAAGGCGGTGAATCCGGAGCCGTCGTTGTGCCAGGAAAACCGGCCGAAAGCCTGCTGCTGGAATCCCTCAAGTACGAATCACTGGAAATGCCGCCGGCAGCTCAGTTGCCGGATGCCGTCATCGCGGACTTTGAGGAATGGATTCGAAGAGGAGCCGCCGATCCTCGTGATACGTTGCCAACCGCCTCCGAAGCGGCCGCAGCAGCATGGAAAATTCAGTTTGAAGAGCGTCGCAGCTGGTGGAGCCTTCAGCCCCTCCGACCGGTGACTCCCCCGGAACCTGACAATCCTCAGTGGTCCGGCGAGCCCATCGACCAGTTCATCCTCGCCAGGCTCCGGAAGGCCGACCTTCCACCTTCCGAACCCGCCACGCCCCAGGTTCTGCTGCGACGTCTGTCGTTTGTGCTCACCGGACTGCCGCCGAAACCGGAAGTTGTGATTGAATTTCCGGCTCGGTACGCAGCGGATCCCCGACGGGCGCTCACCGAACTGGTGGATACGCTGCTGCAGTCACCGCACTATGGAGAACGGTTTGCCCGACACTGGATGGACGCGGTGCGCTATACCGATACGTACGGCTACGAGTGGGACAACCCGGCAAGGGGTTCCTGGGAATATCGGGATTATCTTATTCGCGCATTCAACAATGATATCGGCTTTGACCAGTTGATTCGCGAACAGCTTGCCGGCGACCTGCTGCACGAATCCCGAATCAACGAACGGGCTGGTGTGAATGAGAGTCTGATCGGTCCCATGTTTTATCATCTGGGTGAACATCGACACGGCAGCAGTCTGGATTTTAACGGCCTGCACCAGGACATGGTCGATAACAAGATTGATGCATTTTCCAAAGCATTTCTGGCCACGACCGTCTCCTGCGCTCGCTGCCACGATCACAAGCTGGATGCCGTTTCACAAAAAGACTACTACGCTCTGGCCGGCATTTTCATGTCGCCTCGATGGACGTCTCGCGTTATCGATGCGCCGCACAAACACGATTCGGCCATCGCCGCCCTTGCGAAACTTCGAGACCAAATCCATCGTAAGCTTGTGACGTTGTGGTCGTCAGCTGACCGCCGACCGCTGGTCGCGTCAGCGGCGCTCAGACAGTGGGCCGTCGATCACGCAGACGAAATCAAAACCTCGGACATGAATCAGGTTGTGTTCCCGATCGCCCGTCTGGCGGCCTCAACCGACACGTCAGTCACTTCAGACTGGACGACACTGGAACATCAGTGGAGGTCAGCAAGGACAGAGCGACTCACCGACAACAAACAAAACCACACGCTCCTGTCCGATTTCAGCCAACCCGGTTTTCCTGACGGCTGGACGACCGAAGGTGACGGAATCACCCACGGCTATGTCAAGTCCGGAACACCGCTCGTCAGCCTCTCGGGTGACTCACTGATCCGGGAATTGCTGCCGCAGGGTTATCACACTCACGCGCTGTCATCGAAACTTCCCGGAGCCGTTCGCCTGCCGCCGCAGCATCGTGTTGATCGCAAATACGTGAGTCTCCGGCTGCGTGGTGGTGAATGGGCCGGACGGCTGACGATGCCTCAGAATGCATTCCAGTCGGAAGCCGTGAAGTTCTTCAATTCCGGATTGCAGAGCGAATGGGATACGATTGCAGACAACGCACTCAAGAATGGTGTCAGTCGCGTGATGACGGAATTCATGACAGCGTCGCTGAATCCGAATTTTCCGCCGAGAACCGGTCTGGCCAGCGCCGGCAAAATAAAACTGGACACCAGCGATGACGGCTTCGACAAACGCAGCTGGTTGAGCATCACCGGCATTGTTGTTCACGATGTGTCCGACGCACCGGCCGATCCGCTGGATCACTTCCGGTCGCTGTACGAATCTTCCGGTCCGCCAGCCACATGTCATGACGCCTGGAACCGAATTGCTGACTGGTTCAACAGATCAGTCCTGCGGTGGACTTCAAACGACCTGACTCCGGGCGATATCCGACTGATCAACTGGCTGATTGAATACGAGTTTCTGCCAAACGACCCGACGGACGCTCCGGAGGTCTTCGCACTCGTGAAGGACTATCGCAAAATTGAAGCGGCAATTGATTTTCCGCGTACAGCCAACAGTATGGACGAACGTAATGTGGCCGCGATGGATTATCGGTTGAACGTCCGCGGGAGTCCGGACGAAGACGGCCCAGCCGTAGCGCGAGGTTTTCTGTCGGTGTTCAACGGAAAACATCGAGTGAACGACAGTCCGCACAGCGGAAGACTGGAACTGGCCGAATACCTCAGCAGTCGCCACAACCCTCAAACAGCCCGTGTGTACGTGAATCGAGTGTGGCAGTGGGTGTTTGGACAGGGAATTGTGGCCACTCCGGACGACTTCGGACAACTGGGTGACCAGCCGTCGCATCCCGAATTGCTGGACTGGCTGGCCACCGAATTCATGGACAACCGCTGGTCCACAAAACGGCTGGTGCGCCGCCTGGTGCTGAGTCAAACGTTTCGACAGTCGGGCCTCCACCCGCAGTCCGCTGCGGACCAGGATCCGGACAACCGACTGCTGCATCATTATCCGACGCGCCGACTGGAAGCAGAAGCTGTCCGCGACAGCATGTTGATGGTTTCCGGAACACTGGATCCCAAACTCTACGGCCGCCCGATCAATCCTCCGCGTCTGGTCGAAGACGGTGCCAAACGGTTGTATTCCGGTCCGGTTGACAGCCACGGTCGGCGGTCGTTGTACATGGAAATGTCCATTATGGACCCGCCCAAATTTCTGGTGGCATTCAACCTGCCTGAACTCAAACTGCCGGCAGGACGTCGCGACGTCACCAACGTACCCGCTCAGGCTCTGGCTCTGCTGAACGACCCGCTGGTGATTCAGCTGGCAAATGCCTGGGGACAGCGAGTCATTCAGGACGGTCATACAAATCTATCCGATCGCGTACAGGCAATGTTTATCAGCGCCGTCGGACGCAGACCGGCCCCGGCGGAAGTCGAACGGTGGACGAAAGCTGTGCTCAGTTTTTCGGCGGGCGATGATCCGATGACCGATGAACGGGCCTGGTCCAATCTGGGTCACGCCTTCTTCAATGCCAAAGAGTTCCTGTATTATCGATAG
- a CDS encoding dihydrodipicolinate synthase family protein yields the protein MSSETLLAPALTSVPAIIPGRKITGISAVLLPFLEGATIDWDSFETHVSRTLDAGLIPAVNMDTGYINLIDAPTQLEVLQRTQRLTGDRRFVAGAFVSDQPESSFNAGTYQQQTDLIHQHGGTPVIFPSYGLTQQSDEDIVDAYRQIAAGCDHFIGFELSKAFAPFGKIYSLNVYRELLQISQCEGAKHSSLQRIPEWERLQLRDQIRPDFKVFTGNDLAIDMVKYGSDYLLGLSSFAPDLFALRDSWWQSGDCRFYELNDALQYLGEFTFRSPVPAYRHSCAQFLKLRGQITDSEPPQGAPSRPAGDLETLQKLLTRLKDVSNR from the coding sequence ATGTCATCGGAAACGCTGCTCGCGCCGGCACTCACATCGGTCCCTGCGATAATTCCCGGCCGAAAAATCACCGGAATCTCAGCGGTTCTACTGCCGTTTCTGGAGGGCGCAACTATTGACTGGGATTCATTCGAAACTCACGTTTCACGAACCCTGGATGCCGGTCTGATTCCTGCCGTCAACATGGACACCGGGTACATCAACCTGATTGATGCACCCACGCAGCTGGAAGTCCTGCAAAGAACTCAACGACTGACCGGAGACCGCAGATTCGTGGCCGGCGCCTTCGTATCCGATCAGCCTGAATCGTCATTCAATGCCGGAACCTACCAACAACAGACGGATCTGATCCATCAGCATGGAGGCACGCCGGTCATCTTTCCGTCTTACGGACTCACTCAGCAGTCCGACGAGGACATCGTGGACGCCTACCGACAGATTGCAGCCGGCTGCGATCACTTCATCGGATTTGAACTCAGCAAAGCATTTGCTCCCTTCGGAAAAATCTATTCTCTGAATGTGTACCGGGAGCTACTGCAGATTTCACAATGTGAGGGGGCAAAACATTCGTCCCTGCAAAGAATTCCGGAATGGGAACGTCTGCAGCTCCGCGACCAAATCCGTCCCGATTTCAAGGTGTTTACCGGTAACGATCTCGCCATCGATATGGTGAAGTACGGCAGCGATTACCTGCTGGGACTCAGTAGTTTTGCACCTGATCTGTTCGCTCTCCGCGATTCCTGGTGGCAGTCCGGTGACTGTCGGTTCTATGAACTAAACGATGCCCTGCAGTATCTGGGCGAATTCACATTCCGGTCGCCCGTGCCTGCCTACCGACACTCCTGTGCTCAGTTTCTCAAGCTGCGCGGTCAGATCACCGACAGTGAACCCCCACAGGGAGCCCCATCCCGACCGGCCGGCGATCTGGAGACTCTGCAAAAGCTGCTGACCCGGCTGAAGGACGTCAGCAACCGCTGA